A genomic segment from Modestobacter roseus encodes:
- a CDS encoding PucR family transcriptional regulator — protein MLTLADFLELDAVREAGPEVAVAPPSPGAPVRWVHSSEIYEIGPLLSAGDLLLTTGLGLTGADAGARRHWVRELAARDVAAVVLELGRSLPELPEELLDEARRAGLPLYVLHRVVPFIRVCEEANGAILQLGARRLRTVDAVLGQVHAALAAGGGVAELVAAAASVTRGPVALVTRSGQVVAAAGVRDQRATDRLLRRPIASAPVRLWDLDWGAVLLGDGPGADLPGLELLADRLAGVAAVAVGQSGSGSAGDPAAPLLADLLADTVPGTRELLLRAGLADFHPPPTARVLGLAATAPDPRQVVGAWAHAAHVHHLELLADRVRGEALGLVAVPAAPDRGDPAGWLAGVLAVDGAVTTVGPAVSLPQAGHSLREAHAALPTATLLGRGTVPSRELVLPRLLADLDDRGLGQLVDDALAPLVSWDAAHGSDLVHTLSVHLRHGSRTETARALHVHRQSLYQRLERIELLLGRSVDDPASHEHLVVATAAAALLHARDRRRSRPRRR, from the coding sequence GTGCTGACGCTCGCCGACTTCCTCGAGCTGGACGCGGTCCGGGAGGCGGGGCCCGAGGTGGCAGTGGCGCCGCCGTCCCCGGGTGCGCCCGTGCGCTGGGTGCACTCCAGCGAGATCTACGAGATCGGGCCGCTGCTGTCGGCCGGGGACCTGCTGCTCACCACCGGGCTAGGGCTGACCGGTGCGGACGCCGGGGCCCGCCGGCACTGGGTCCGCGAGCTGGCGGCGCGTGACGTCGCCGCCGTCGTGCTGGAGCTCGGCCGGTCGTTGCCGGAGCTGCCCGAGGAGCTGCTCGACGAGGCGCGGCGGGCGGGCCTGCCGCTCTACGTGCTGCACCGGGTGGTGCCGTTCATCCGGGTCTGCGAGGAGGCCAACGGTGCGATCCTGCAGCTCGGCGCCCGGCGGTTGCGGACCGTCGACGCGGTGCTCGGTCAGGTGCACGCCGCACTCGCCGCCGGCGGTGGGGTTGCCGAGCTGGTGGCCGCGGCGGCGTCGGTCACCCGGGGGCCGGTGGCGCTGGTGACCCGGTCCGGGCAGGTGGTCGCCGCGGCCGGCGTGCGGGACCAGCGGGCCACCGACCGGCTGCTGCGCCGGCCGATCGCCTCGGCTCCCGTGCGGCTGTGGGACCTGGACTGGGGAGCGGTGCTGCTGGGCGACGGACCGGGCGCCGACCTGCCCGGGCTCGAGCTGCTGGCCGACCGGCTCGCCGGGGTCGCCGCGGTGGCGGTGGGGCAGTCGGGGAGCGGATCCGCCGGCGACCCGGCCGCGCCGCTGCTGGCCGACCTGCTGGCCGACACGGTGCCCGGCACCCGCGAGCTGCTGCTGCGCGCCGGCCTCGCGGACTTCCACCCCCCACCGACCGCACGGGTGCTGGGGTTGGCCGCCACGGCACCGGACCCCCGACAGGTCGTGGGCGCCTGGGCGCACGCCGCCCACGTGCACCACCTGGAGCTGCTGGCCGACCGGGTGCGGGGGGAGGCGCTGGGACTGGTCGCCGTCCCGGCGGCCCCGGACCGCGGCGACCCGGCCGGCTGGCTGGCCGGCGTGCTGGCCGTCGACGGTGCGGTGACCACCGTGGGGCCGGCGGTGTCGTTGCCCCAGGCCGGCCACTCGCTGCGGGAGGCGCACGCCGCGCTGCCCACCGCGACCCTGCTCGGCCGGGGCACGGTCCCGTCCCGGGAGCTGGTGCTGCCGCGGCTGCTCGCCGACCTCGACGACCGCGGCCTGGGGCAGCTGGTGGACGACGCGCTGGCGCCGCTGGTCAGCTGGGACGCCGCCCACGGCAGCGACCTGGTCCACACGCTCTCGGTCCACCTGCGGCACGGCAGCCGGACCGAGACCGCCCGGGCGCTGCACGTGCACCGGCAGTCGCTCTACCAGCGGCTGGAGCGGATCGAGCTGCTCCTGGGCCGGTCGGTCGACGACCCGGCCTCCCACGAGCACCTCGTCGTCGCCACCGCGGCGGCGGCGCTGCTCCACGCCCGTGACCGGAGGCGGAGCCGCCCCCGCCGCCGGTGA
- a CDS encoding nucleoside deaminase — translation MTTPPVPLDESTARTWLAVALAEARAGGASGGVPIGAALVAADGTVLGRGHNRRVQDGDPSAHAETAAFRAAGRQRSYRGTTMVTTLSPCWYCTGLVRQFGISRLVVGETRTFTGGHEWLAEHGVEVVVLDDPDCTDLMTRFATEQPGLWLEDIGSDDDAAAVSR, via the coding sequence GTGACCACACCACCCGTCCCCCTGGACGAGTCGACCGCCCGCACCTGGCTCGCCGTCGCGCTGGCGGAGGCCCGCGCCGGCGGCGCGAGCGGCGGCGTCCCGATCGGCGCCGCGCTCGTCGCGGCCGACGGCACCGTGCTCGGCCGGGGTCACAACCGCCGGGTGCAGGACGGCGACCCCTCGGCGCACGCCGAGACGGCGGCCTTCCGCGCGGCCGGCCGCCAGCGGTCCTACCGGGGCACCACGATGGTCACCACCCTCTCGCCGTGCTGGTACTGCACCGGCCTGGTCCGCCAGTTCGGCATCTCCCGGCTGGTCGTCGGGGAGACCCGCACCTTCACCGGCGGCCACGAGTGGCTGGCCGAGCACGGCGTCGAGGTCGTCGTCCTCGACGACCCGGACTGCACGGACCTGATGACCCGGTTCGCCACCGAGCAGCCCGGCCTCTGGCTCGAGGACATCGGCAGCGACGACGACGCCGCGGCGGTCTCCCGATGA
- the codB gene encoding cytosine permease gives MSSTRARDDASVAAAVDPDYPIDPVPTAARKSLFSLAIVLLGFTFFTPTMLAGAQVGTAFAAGSLFWVLLLGSLVLGVYVAVIGGIGARTGLTTVMMCRYSLGTAGSKLASVLLGGTQVGWYGVTVATLAGLVASALEWQGRGAEIALMLAGGAVMGVTAYVGYAGMYALSVVSVPLMLALAGWVTWRSLDEVGGWSGLAGIEPTSSMTIAVAVTVIVGTFVSGGTQAPNWTRFARTPRSGFWACLVAFLVGEFLMLFFGAIGALSFGEGDFVLVLYQLGLVGWGLVFLVANLWTTNDNTAYNFGVAGAELANSRSKKPFVVGGVVLGTLLAVTGIYDNLIEYLVWLGILVPPLGGVVIGDHFARWRAGMTVPAGRLPAVEWRNVAVYAVAALAAWWSNEAEWFIPPVVGVVLAVAGTFAVQRRRRPQMTPAG, from the coding sequence ATGAGCAGCACGCGAGCCCGGGACGACGCCTCGGTGGCGGCCGCCGTCGACCCCGACTACCCCATCGACCCGGTCCCCACCGCGGCGCGCAAGTCGCTGTTCTCCCTGGCGATCGTGCTGCTGGGCTTCACCTTCTTCACCCCGACGATGCTCGCCGGCGCGCAGGTGGGGACGGCGTTCGCCGCCGGCTCGCTGTTCTGGGTGCTGCTGCTCGGCAGCCTCGTCCTCGGCGTCTACGTGGCGGTGATCGGCGGCATCGGTGCCCGCACCGGGCTCACCACGGTGATGATGTGCCGCTACTCGCTCGGCACGGCCGGCTCCAAGCTCGCCTCGGTGCTGCTGGGCGGCACCCAGGTCGGTTGGTACGGCGTCACGGTCGCCACCCTGGCCGGCCTCGTCGCGAGCGCGCTGGAGTGGCAGGGCCGCGGCGCGGAGATCGCGCTGATGCTGGCCGGTGGCGCGGTCATGGGCGTGACCGCCTACGTCGGCTACGCCGGCATGTACGCCCTGTCGGTCGTGTCGGTGCCGCTGATGCTGGCCCTGGCCGGCTGGGTGACGTGGCGCTCGCTGGACGAGGTGGGCGGCTGGAGCGGACTGGCCGGCATCGAACCCACGAGCTCGATGACGATCGCGGTGGCGGTCACCGTCATCGTGGGCACGTTCGTCTCCGGGGGCACCCAGGCGCCGAACTGGACGCGGTTCGCCCGCACACCGCGCAGCGGCTTCTGGGCCTGCCTGGTCGCCTTCCTGGTCGGCGAGTTCCTCATGCTGTTCTTCGGTGCCATCGGGGCGCTGTCCTTCGGCGAGGGCGACTTCGTGCTCGTGCTGTACCAGCTGGGCCTGGTCGGCTGGGGGCTGGTCTTCCTGGTCGCCAACCTGTGGACCACCAACGACAACACCGCCTACAACTTCGGCGTCGCCGGCGCGGAGCTGGCGAACTCACGGTCCAAGAAGCCGTTCGTCGTCGGTGGGGTGGTGCTGGGCACCCTGCTCGCCGTCACCGGCATCTACGACAACCTCATCGAGTACCTGGTGTGGCTGGGGATCCTCGTCCCACCGCTCGGCGGCGTCGTGATCGGCGACCACTTCGCCCGCTGGCGCGCAGGGATGACCGTGCCGGCCGGCCGCCTGCCGGCCGTCGAGTGGCGGAACGTCGCCGTCTACGCCGTCGCCGCCCTCGCCGCGTGGTGGAGCAACGAGGCGGAGTGGTTCATCCCACCGGTCGTGGGGGTCGTGCTGGCGGTCGCCGGGACCTTCGCCGTGCAGCGTCGGCGACGTCCCCAGATGACACCGGCCGGGTGA
- a CDS encoding DEAD/DEAH box helicase, translating to MSSFDSVDTRTTPENTPDDVTAAAVTPVEAPEPTGPTFAQLGLPQGLVTALERKGIRHPFAIQTSALPDALAGRDVLGKAATGSGKTLAFGLPLLARLGDDVQQGRRAPRGLILVPTRELAQQVHDNLAPLGQSVGVQLAAVYGGASMYRQIQQLRRGVDVLIATPGRLQDLINQGETTLSEVAVSIIDEADFMSDLGFLPVVKELLDQTRSDAQRLLFSATLDGEVDTLVRRYLKDPARHEVVKAADSGPQAEHLAYSVSFPDKLKVTEAMAARPGRIIIFVRTQHGADRLAGNLQAVGISAEAIHGGLPQSARRRALEAFTDARSPVLVATDVAARGIHVDDVSLVLHYDPPADHKTYLHRSGRTARAGAAGVVVSLLLPDQVGQSKRRFRQAKVDPQVSRIRPGDTAISDLVAGGTFVEPIVRPVRESRRPAGGSGGRRPSGERPGGYRGGPRRPSGDRDRTYGDRPSGERSYGDRDRSAGRPSGDRDRSYGDRPSGERSYGDRDRSGGGDRRTGGYRGSSEGQRSGGRPSRPARSY from the coding sequence TTGTCCTCGTTCGACTCTGTCGACACCCGCACCACCCCTGAGAACACCCCCGACGACGTCACGGCCGCTGCCGTGACCCCGGTCGAGGCCCCCGAGCCCACCGGCCCGACCTTCGCCCAGCTGGGCCTGCCCCAGGGCCTGGTCACCGCGCTGGAGCGCAAGGGCATCCGCCACCCGTTCGCCATCCAGACCTCCGCCCTGCCGGACGCCCTCGCCGGGCGCGACGTGCTCGGCAAGGCCGCCACCGGCTCGGGCAAGACGCTGGCCTTCGGCCTGCCGCTGCTCGCCCGCCTCGGCGACGACGTCCAGCAGGGCCGCCGCGCGCCGCGCGGCCTGATCCTCGTGCCGACCCGCGAGCTGGCCCAGCAGGTGCACGACAACCTGGCCCCGCTCGGGCAGTCGGTCGGCGTCCAGCTGGCCGCCGTCTACGGCGGCGCCTCGATGTACCGCCAGATCCAGCAGCTCCGTCGTGGGGTCGACGTGCTCATCGCCACCCCCGGCCGGCTGCAGGACCTGATCAACCAGGGCGAGACGACCCTCTCCGAGGTCGCCGTCTCGATCATCGACGAGGCGGACTTCATGTCCGACCTCGGCTTCCTGCCGGTGGTCAAGGAGCTGCTCGACCAGACCCGCTCGGACGCCCAGCGGCTGCTGTTCTCGGCCACCCTGGACGGCGAGGTCGACACCCTGGTCCGCCGTTACCTCAAGGACCCGGCGCGGCACGAGGTCGTCAAGGCCGCCGACTCCGGTCCGCAGGCCGAGCACCTGGCCTACAGCGTGTCCTTCCCGGACAAGCTGAAGGTCACCGAGGCGATGGCCGCCCGTCCGGGCCGGATCATCATCTTCGTGCGCACCCAGCACGGGGCCGACCGGCTGGCCGGCAACCTGCAGGCCGTCGGCATCTCCGCCGAGGCCATCCACGGCGGGCTGCCGCAGTCCGCGCGCCGCCGTGCCCTGGAGGCGTTCACCGACGCCCGCAGCCCGGTGCTGGTGGCCACCGACGTCGCCGCGCGTGGCATCCACGTCGACGACGTGTCGCTTGTGCTGCACTACGACCCGCCGGCCGACCACAAGACCTACCTGCACCGCTCCGGCCGCACCGCGCGCGCCGGTGCCGCGGGTGTCGTCGTCTCGCTGCTGCTCCCCGACCAGGTGGGGCAGTCCAAGCGCCGGTTCCGTCAGGCCAAGGTCGACCCGCAGGTCTCCCGGATCCGTCCGGGTGACACCGCGATCAGCGACCTGGTCGCGGGTGGCACCTTCGTGGAGCCGATCGTCCGTCCGGTGCGCGAGTCGCGCCGTCCGGCCGGTGGCTCCGGCGGGCGCCGCCCCTCGGGCGAGCGTCCCGGTGGCTACCGCGGTGGCCCCCGTCGTCCTTCCGGCGACCGCGACCGCACGTACGGAGACCGCCCCTCGGGCGAGCGCTCCTACGGCGATCGGGATCGCTCCGCCGGCCGTCCCTCCGGTGACCGCGACCGCTCGTACGGTGACCGCCCCTCGGGCGAGCGCTCCTACGGCGATCGGGATCGTTCCGGTGGCGGCGACCGGCGCACCGGTGGCTACCGCGGTTCCAGCGAGGGGCAGCGCTCCGGCGGCCGGCCCTCGCGCCCGGCCCGCTCCTACTGA
- a CDS encoding adenosine deaminase, with the protein MAAPLTAENLARAPKVLLHDHLDGGLRPQTVLELADEAGYRDLPADEPDALGRWFREAADSGSLPRYLETFAHTVAVLQRPEAVQRVARECALDLAADGVVYAEVRMAPELLTDGRMSLDEVVEAMLDGYAQGAREAAATGTPIVVGTLLCAMRQADRWVEVAEQVVRHRGAGVVGFDLAGPEDGFPPDRIPEAIAVLDRAGAHRTVHAGEAAGIGSIAAALDGARAERLGHGVRIADEVPDGGPLGPVAQRVRDAQVPLEVAPSSNVQTGAYPSLADHPVDRLHRAGFAVTLNTDNRLMSGVSASSELTAVVDTFGWGWDDVQTVAERALTGAFVDPAERDRLLTEVLRPGYAALRG; encoded by the coding sequence GCGCCGAAGGTGCTGCTGCACGACCACCTGGACGGCGGGCTGCGGCCGCAGACGGTGCTGGAGCTCGCCGACGAGGCCGGGTACCGCGACCTGCCGGCGGACGAGCCCGACGCGCTCGGCCGCTGGTTCCGCGAGGCGGCCGACTCCGGGTCGCTGCCGCGCTACCTGGAGACCTTCGCGCACACCGTCGCGGTGCTGCAGCGCCCGGAGGCGGTGCAGCGGGTGGCCCGGGAGTGCGCCCTCGACCTGGCCGCCGACGGCGTCGTCTACGCCGAGGTGCGGATGGCGCCGGAGCTGCTCACCGACGGGCGGATGTCGCTGGACGAGGTGGTCGAGGCGATGCTCGACGGTTACGCCCAGGGCGCCCGGGAGGCGGCGGCCACCGGCACCCCGATCGTCGTCGGCACCCTGCTGTGCGCGATGCGCCAGGCCGACCGCTGGGTCGAGGTCGCCGAGCAGGTCGTCCGGCACCGGGGTGCGGGCGTCGTCGGGTTCGACCTGGCCGGCCCCGAGGACGGCTTCCCGCCGGACCGCATCCCGGAGGCGATCGCCGTGCTGGACCGGGCCGGCGCGCACCGCACGGTCCACGCGGGGGAGGCCGCCGGGATCGGCTCGATCGCCGCCGCGCTGGACGGCGCCCGCGCCGAGCGGCTGGGCCACGGGGTGCGCATCGCCGACGAGGTGCCGGACGGCGGCCCGCTGGGCCCGGTCGCGCAGCGGGTCCGCGACGCGCAGGTGCCGCTGGAGGTCGCGCCGTCGTCCAACGTGCAGACCGGCGCCTACCCGTCGCTGGCCGACCACCCGGTCGACCGGCTGCACCGGGCCGGCTTCGCCGTGACCCTCAACACCGACAACCGGCTGATGAGCGGGGTCTCGGCCAGCAGCGAGCTGACCGCGGTCGTGGACACCTTCGGCTGGGGGTGGGACGACGTGCAGACGGTCGCCGAACGCGCGCTGACCGGGGCGTTCGTCGACCCGGCCGAGCGCGACCGGCTGCTCACCGAGGTGCTCCGCCCCGGCTACGCCGCCCTGCGCGGCTGA